The Tenrec ecaudatus isolate mTenEca1 chromosome 6, mTenEca1.hap1, whole genome shotgun sequence genome has a window encoding:
- the LMF2 gene encoding lipase maturation factor 2: MAGSRLPRQLFLQGVAAVFMFAFASLYMQIPGLYGAGGILPARKMLRPQGKGRWQQLWETPSLLWEAPRLGLDTAQGLELLSLLGTLLALGALLLRPLRGCLTYLLLWAAYLSACQVGQVFLYFQWDSLLLEAGFLAVLVAPLRQRPLQRKAPQSGLAGAMPHEDLPFWLVRWLLFRLMFASGVVKLTSRCPAWWGLTALTYHYETQCLPTPAAWYAHHLPAWLHRLCVAATFLIEVAVPPLFFSPLRRLRLAAFYSQVLLQLLIMLTGNYNFFNLLTLVLCTTLLDDQHLHTEQGRSRKMPASWPKTLLAALALLLELTVYGLLAYGTAHYFSLEVDWEQRTIHSRTNFTFHQFSQWLKSVTLPTMWLGGVSLAWELLAALWRWTQVRGWLWKLWSSVQLFVFGVATVALFTISLVPYSYMEPDTHGRLLPTVHRLFSSVEHLQLANSYGLFRRMTGLGGRPEVVLEGSYDGQHWTEIEFMYKPGNMSRPPAVVTPHQPRLDWQMWFAALGPHTHSPWFTGLVHRLLQGQESVIRLVQSDPSRYPFHKQPPTYIRAQRYKYWFTQPEEQSRWWRRQWVEQFFPSVTLGDPTLHNLLSQFGLQDKSPPRPRSLSSPLPQALHWIRAQLTPLEAPTLLWGLLGAAVAIKVVQILLAPRPPPPNREEKRKGAPQEPGAAAVQRPAAPNGCSSGSRSPRRKK; this comes from the exons ATGGCGGGCTCCAGACTCCCGCGGCAGCTCTTCCTCCAGGGCGTGGCCGCCGTCTTCATGTTCGCCTTCGCTTCCCTGTACATGCAGATCCCGG GCCTATACGGTGCAGGGGGCatcctgccggctcggaagatGCTGCGGCCACAGGGCAAGGGGCGCTGGCAGCAGCTGTGGGAGACCCCGTCGCTGCTGTGGGAGGCGCCGAGGCTGGGGCTGGACACAGCACAGGGCCTGGAGCTGCTGAGCCTGCTGGGCACGCTGCTGGCCCTGGGCGCCCTGCTGCTGCGCCCACTGCGCGGTTGTCTCACCTACCTGCTCCTCTGGGCTGCCTACCTATCAGCCTGCCAG GTGGGCCAGGTGTTTCTGTATTTCCAGTG ggactccctgctgctggaggctGGCTTCCTTGCTGTGCTGGTGGCCCCACTGAGGCAACGCCCCCTCCAGAGGAAGGCCCCCCAGAGTGGGCTGGCGGGAGCCATGCCCCATGAAGACCTCCCCTTCTGGCTGGTGCGCTGGCTGCTCTTCCGGCTCATGTTCGCCTCAGGCGTGGTCAAGCTGACCAGCCGCTGCCCTGCGTGGTGGGGCCTCACTG CCCTCACCTATCATTACGAGACTCAGTGCCTGCCCACTCCTGCTGCCTGGTACGCACAtcacctgcctgcctggctgcacaGGCTCTGCGTAGCTGCCACCTTCCTCATCGAGGTCGCCGTGCCGCCTCTGTTCTTCAGCCCTCTCCGCCGCCTGCGCCTAGCCGCCTTCTACTCCCAG GTTCTGCTGCAGCTTCTCATCATGCTGACCGGCAACTACAACTTCTTCAACCTGCTCACCCTGGTACTCTGCACCACCCTACTGGACGACCAGCACTTGCACACAGAGCAAGGGCGCAGCCGGAAGATGCCTGCCT CCTGGCCCAAGACCCTGCTGGCTGCACTGGCCCTGCTGCTGGAGCTGACTGTCTACGGGCTGCTGGCCTATGGCACCGCCCACTACTTCAGCCTAGAGGTGGACTGGGAACAGCGCACCATCCACTCCAGAACCA ACTTCACCTTCCACCAGTTCTCCCAGTGGCTCAAGAGCGTGACCCTGCCCACCATGTGGCTGGGAGGGGTCTCCCTGGCTTGGGAGCTGCTGGCCGCTCTCTGGAG GTGGACGCAGGTGCGTGGGTGGCTTTGGAAGCTTTGGTCTTCAGTCCAGCTGTTTGTCTTTGGCGTGGCCACGGTGGCCTTGTTCACGATCAGCCTG GTGCCCTACTCCTACATGGAACCAGACACCCACGGGCGCCTCTTACCCACGGTCCATCGCCTCTTCAGCTCCGTGGAGCATCTGCAGCTGGCTAACTCCTACGGCCTCTTCCGGCGGATGACTGGTCTTGGGGGTCGGCCCGAGGTGGTGCTGGAGGGCAGCTATGATGGGCAACACTGGACG GAGATCGAGTTCATGTATAAGCCAGGAAACATGAGCCGGCCACCAGCCGTGGTGACACCCCACCAGCCTCGCCTTGACTGGCAGATGTGGTTTGCTGCACTCGGCCCACACACGCACAGCCCCTGGTTCACGGGCCTGGTCCACCGGCTGCTGCAGGGCCAGGAGTCAG TGATCCGCCTGGTTCAGAGCGACCCTAGCCGGTACCCTTTtcacaagcagccccccacctaCATCCGCGCACAGCGCTACAAGTACTGGTTCACGCAGCCTGAGGAGCAGAG CCGGTGGTGGCGCCGCCAGTGGGTGGAGCAGTTCTTCCCGTCAGTGACCCTGGGGGACCCCACGTTGCATAACCTGCTCTCACAGTTTGGGCTTCAG GACAAGAGTCCTCCTCGCCCTCGCAGTCTCAGCAGCCCgctgccccaggccctgcactGGATCCGAGCCCAGCTGACCCCCCTGGAAGCCCCCACCCTGCTCTGGGGGCTCCTTGGTGCCGCAGTGGCCATCAAGGTGGTGCAGATCCTGCTGGCCCCCCGTCCCCCACCACCCAACAGGGAGGAGAAACGCAAAGGTGCCCCCCAGGAGCCAGGAGCTGCAGCCGTGCAGCGCCCCGCAGCCCCAAACGGCTGCAGCAGCGGGTCCAGGAGCCCCCGGCGCAAGAAGTAG
- the MIOX gene encoding inositol oxygenase, with the protein MKVSVVPDPTMVSQLERGPGMDKEKTSFRNYTSGLLLDRVFATYKLMHTHQTVDFVREKHAQFGTFSSKKMTVLEAVDLLDQLVDESDPDVDFPNSFHAFQTAEGIRRAHPDKDWFHLVGLLHDLGKVLALAGEPQWAVVGDTFPVGCRPQASVVFCDSTFQDNPDLKDPRYSSELGIYQPHCGLGNVLMSWGHDEYMYQVMKFNKFSLPPEAFYMIRFHSFYPWHTGGDYLQLCSQEDLNMLPWVQEFNKFDLYTKCPDLPDVDRLRPYYQGLIDRYCPGVLSW; encoded by the exons ATGAAGGTGTCTGTG GTCCCAGACCCCacaatggtcagccagctggagaGGGGGCCGGGGATGGACAAGGAGAAGACCAGCTTCCGGAACTACACt TCTGGCCTGCTGCTGGACCGAGTGTTTGCCACCTAcaagctcatgcacacacaccagacCGTGGACTTCGTCAGGGAGAAG CACGCCCAGTTCGGGACCTTCTCCTCAAAgaagatgacagtcctggaggCCGTAGACCTGCTGGACCAGCTGGTAGACGAGTCAGACCCGGATGTGGACTTCCCCAACTCCTTCCATGCCTTCCAGACTGCGGAGGGTATCCGGAGGGCACATCCCGACAAGG ACTGGTTCCACCTGGTGGGGTTGCTGCATGACCTGGGGAAGGTGCTGGCCCtagctggagagccccag TGGGCTGTAGTTGGAGACACCTTTCCTGTTGGCTGCCGGCCCCAGGCCTCTGTGGTCTTCTGCGACTCAACTTTCCAGGACAATCCGGATCTCAAGGACCCTCGATACAG CTCCGAGCTCGGGATATATCAGCCTCACTGTGGCCTGGGGAACGTTCTCATGTCCTGGGGCCATGACG agtacaTGTACCAGGTGATGAAGTTCAACAAATTCTCCCTCCCGCCTGAG GCATTCTACATGATCCGGTTCCACTCCTTCTACCCGTGGCACACGGGCGGTGACTACCTGCAGCTGTGTAGCCAAGAAGACCTGAACATGCTACCCTGGGTTCAGGAGTTCAA CAAGTTTGACCTCTACACCAAATGCCCAGACCTGCCTGACGTGGACAGACTGCGGCCCTATTACCAGGGGCTCATCGACAGGTACTGCCCCGGAGTCCTCAGCTGGTGA